The following is a genomic window from Bactrocera tryoni isolate S06 chromosome 2, CSIRO_BtryS06_freeze2, whole genome shotgun sequence.
TTCATAGCAATGTTAATAACAACTATAACTTTACTATTAAAGTATGTatccttttatatttttgtagctgaacttgcatttaaaattaagaaaatatattttttttttttatagaaaaaccaAACACTTGGAGAATCTGCTGACAACAACACTTGATTATGCTGATGCAGTTAAACGCATTGGGAATTtagtaagtatacatatataataatacgtATGCAATGTTCTGATATAAGTTTCCCACGAAGTTTTTGATAGATGATCAGCATGAAGAGCTgcgtcaattttttttaatatcgatctgaaatttgcaCACGGCTTTTCTTTTCGATGTCGaattactatatcatatagctatcTAACAAAGTGAACGATCTAAAACATGTTcttgtaaagaaaacttttatttcacaaaatagcTCCACGAAATTTGCCATGGATTATAATCCAAGGCAACGGTGTAATCttgaaaaaaactttcaatagTACGactataatatactatatagctgccataaaactcACCTATCAAAGTCAAATTCTTGTGTGGactcttttgtatttatgagttgtataaTGCAGCccaagtaaaaatgttttttatttctaattaataaatttgtgagtTTTATGATTTCatcttatttcttttttttttttttagacaaaATCGGACAATGAACTCAAACCAATAGTTTCGACTCTGTATGATCTCAAGCCCAATTTCGATGATGCTGCCGATGTTATAATGCAAATGTATAAACACTTCGTCGCTGAAGACGCTCTGAAGTgcgtacttatatacatatttaaaaaaaaaaactaaattaaaaagtttacacTTTTAGTGATCAGTGGTCATCTGCCATGCACGGCAAGCGGTGTCCTTGTCGCACCAGGGCCAGTCCACGTGCGAAGTACTTGGTGGAGCGGCTGCGTGATTCCTGGCAACATTTGCTACGTGATCGCGCAACACGTACGCTTACCTACAATGACGAGCAATTCCATGCTTTGGAAAAGATAAAAGTAAGCGATAAGATAAGCCAACAATAGTAATACTCTTATTTTAATTGTCATCGCCTTCTCTTTGATAGGTTTTTCGTAATGGCGATCGCATCAAAGCTTTGCTAATTGATGACGTTAAACCCGCCGTAGCGCAAATGGCCGAATGTCTCGCCGATTGGTATAAACTAGCACAAACCGTCTATCTTAAAACGCAGATATTGGAAAAAGACGTACGAGACTATGAACGTAAATTGAACGACTTACGTGATGAGTTGTATCATTTGAAGTCGGAAATGAAAGTCGATGAAAATAGTAAAGCGTctacaaacaataataataaattatcaaaGAACGTACAGAAAAGTCTAATTAAGGTGTGTaaattcttatatatacatacatatataaatatatttctgtaaatgtataattattgtttttttttgcagaaaattcACAAACAACACGAAGAAGTTTTACAAATAATGAATCAAAATGCAATGCTCATTAATCGGCTTAAAGAGTTGGGCATTGATTGCAGCAGCGTGAAGCAGTTTGAAACTGTGCTAAACAAAACgtaatcaatattttattgaagAAGTAAGATAAGACTGTGAAAATAACTACACGGACTCGggtttataattttcatattctatgacagttttcatatatatatgcatacaaaagCTATTTACATATTCCTAAGCGAAcactatttctattatttttttacagtacatgacaaaatattatatacacttATTCCATATTTGATCTTTTTTCCTGAGTCCTGAGTAAATCTGTTATAGAATATGTTTTCAGTAGACTTTGAAAAACATAGTTGCGTAACCATTTTATTGAGTCCTAAAATATCCAAGGACATCGCTTTATTAGCAACTTGTGAATCCAAATTAATGCTTGTTGCAGAAGTACCTTtaattacgtatgtatgttttctAAATTTCCGGTagttaagtatgtatgtatgaacgtaAGAACATAATGAAATATTCTTAAAGTTGAATTTATTATagcttttaattaataaatttttgtattcaaactATTTTACccaaagcaaaacaataatGATATCAAATGTGAACGTCTTATGTTATTATTGGTTATTCACTAGCTAGCACGTTGAACTTTGCTGATCTCTTACAATTAAAAGCGTAAAAAACGTTGACTTCGGTTCCACCGAGCCTATAATAATcgttgttgtagtggcagaatCCATTCATTAAgcaatttcgaggaatggtgccgcgttgacagtccttggtTGGATAAAAATCTggatccgttccggttacttagacctgACTGTCGTCGGAACGGTTAACCACTAGCAATAGTAATATCACGTAAGCTATTGCATGTGGTCAAAATTCTGGAGATTCATCCTACgtatttcgagctcgacatcgcaGGGCCATATAACTTGTGGTTCACTACCTATAAGTCTGAAGGCCTGAGAATCTTGAGATGATCCCAAGTATTGAATGTGTTGCACCTAACCGAGCTGGTATTTGGATTGAGCCTTTTACCTCATAACCAACAGAAAACTTTCCACTGACCGACATatagtcaaaaattaaaaaaaattatccaaagCTGGGCAATAATGGcacattcatgagttttactgCGCCAATCACTTACCTTCGCGTACTCGAGAAATATATTGGCTCAAATGATACAAATATAAAGGgtgaaaattgcaaaagcgCATTTCATTTACAAGGACATGGACGAGTTCTTGGTCTAGATATTTGCAATAAGGGCGAATTGATAGAATCTGGAGCAGAGTGGCGGAAAAGTGAACTTATAGTTGTGAAGGTGGAGTGCATTTCGGAACACCTTGGTTGGAGTCGCAAAGAGGTCATTCATTGCCATATATAAAGAGGTAATAGTGTTGAACATAGGCCAACCAACACCACAGTGCTACAACCGCATCTGCCGTAAACGGATATCTCTCCATCTCTTTCTATCTCTTCTCGCTTCACGGAACCTTTCACTCTCCTGCACTAAATTCACAGCGACCATAATATTGCAATCGATGGCGTTAAGactccgactgtcaataaccttAAGATTTTACGTTTCGACAGCTTGTGTCCCTTCACTCCTCACACGACGACGAGAAATTCCTCACGGAAAGACAAAGAAAtattgttggcaacatacaaggcaatcagctggccggtccttaactacgccgcagTGAAACGCAAAGCCTTAGACATGCCAGAGCACTGCACTCCGCAATGTAACGGGACGCCTCCGATCGAACATCTACACAGTGAGAACAGTATGCTCCTAGTTAAGGAGTATAATGAAcccctctccaagcagtttctttTGGGATGTTTCCGCAGAATCCATGGTATTGCAATTACGCTTACAGAATGTTTTGACACATCCCTAACTATAGCAACGACAACACGGCTAGTTTGAGCACGATCGTGTTAGCGTGGTCTGTGCAAAATTCcaataaattaatatgaattGCGCTAGCGGCATCTGGTATCCAGTTTTTGCTTTGGTTTGCCTTAATTGGCACTCAACGTGGAATACATACTATCCATGCCAAGACCGGCATTGGTTGGTCATGAGGATCGTATAATGGTAGTTTATCACACTTTTCCACCCGGCACACTTCAGCATTATATATCGGCAATGCTAATATAAACTTGCGGAATGCAGCTACGCGCACACAAACATATTACTGCACCCTTAACACACGAACTTCGTCTGATATGGTCATATTTTTCCGATTTTGGTTCACCTATTCTTTCTGATTCAATGCACATGTCCTTTTCTCCACAAGATGCTGCTCTTTTATCTGAATTACCGATATCGTActgctataacatatagctgccatacaaactggctgatcaaaatcgaaataaagatatttttataaatgctcCTGCGAAAGGCATAAGCTTCAATGCAAACAaagtttcttcttatttttggTTATGTTTTTCATACagcatataattaaattaatgtaacaattacaattaaacgaattaaataatattacgaAATTGAGCAGCCTTACCACTCAATTATATTATGATTTTAAAgccttttcaaaaaattcaaccaTTAGTGGATACACATCATCATACTGTTCACTCTTTTTCCTTCGAACTTGATCACGGTAACGTTGCAATGCACCTGATATTAATTCTAACTTTTCACGGTCCGATGTATGCCCATCTAACCATTCCATCAAACGTTCATTCGACCAATTCGCGGTGGTATGCGGACTCTGAAGTTCGGCACTGGCATGACCGAACAATAGAAACAACACAATATAGCTGGGCACCAGTGAATCATTACCAACACTTTGCTTCACCAATTCTTGTGGAGGTTGTACAATTAAGAACGACATTGCACGTAGTAAGCGAGCAGAATTTCCCAAATCTGGCAAATTGGAGCAAATCGGCTTAAGTGCTTGTTCCATATGGTTGCAGTCATTATTTAGACGGTGGCGCCCGGCATCGCTGATTGGACGCAAAATGCTCATATTGTGCACAAATAACTCTATGCAACGTTTAGACAATTCATAACCACACTTCGCCACCATCTCTTTATCTTCGAAGGGGCCAATATGATTCTGCCAGACGCGGCTAATAAATTCCTGTAATGCAACATATTacgcaataaataaaacataaatatttttcattactaGCAATTACAGAATGTTACGTACCTGCAACTCCTTCATGTACATTGAAGGGCCGACAGTAGATATTTTTTCGGAACTAAGTCCTGGTTCACGATGCATGCTAAGCAGTATAATACTAATAGTTGACAAAATTGAATCCATAATCTGCTGTAATATGGTGccaattaatatatttgtttgttccaaagatttcaatatttcttgcTGTGCCGAGGATTTTGATTTCGAAAATTGCACGTTCAAGTCGGCTAACATGCGACGCACGGAGTCTTTAtagtaatacaaaatattcgccAATATCACATTCTGTGTTTGCTGGAAATTTGGAATGTCAACTACTTGTTTGGAATCGGGACCCAATTTGATTTGTGACTCCAATTTAGTGCATAAATCTTTGCCACAAGCTATAAAAACCGCTCCAACGGAATTTGTTAAGCGCGCGTCTATTAGAGCAGCACTTAATTCTGTAGAAGCAACTCGTATAAATGCATCAACTGTTTCATTTGATGGTAAGTCGACACCAGCGAGACAAGCTTTCATATTTGCGGCACACTTGCTTATATAGCCCACTTCCAATGAAGAGAACATGTCATTATCGAACAGAAATTCACCATTCAAACGCTGCTCGAAGCCACGGGCTGAGGTCAACAATTTTGCTAAGCCTTCTTGCAATGTTTGCGTTACATGAGCTGGACTCTCAGTAAACGTTTTGCGTAGTAGCTCTTGCACTGCAAACCAAAAATGGTTATGGACATCATATATTTCTGTTGAATCGAAGCCAAATTGTCTTATTTGATCCAAAGCGCgttttaacaaatttacttGTTCACAACTTTCATAAAGCTCTTCATATAATAGCCAGTGTAGtgatttccaaaatttggctcTGAAATTTTGAGTCGTGGTCAGCATAGGTGTTTTTCCAGGACCACGAACTGTGCCACTAGGTTTGGGGGAAACGGTGTTACCACTTTTGGTCAAAACGGTAATATCCGTCCCAGCAAAACATTCTCTAAGTGATTGTTCTAAGTCGGAGATGTACGTTGCTACCAAGTTATCTAACGACTTTTGCAGTAAATTGAAGTTTTTAACTATCTAAGAAAATGTGGAAAATTGATTATACACTTTATGCACTGTGagtgtataataattttaagttattaCCTTTAGAGCATTAATTACTAAAGCTTCATTCCTTTCCTGCAGACCTGTTACAAGTTGCATTTGTGTCAGGTTTCTTAACTTTTGTCGAGAGCTTATAACTTCGGCTCGAGCATTTTgaacgaaatcaatttttttcaaatcttcgTCATCAACCAATTGTCCAAGTTCATAATGAAGCTCTGCTTGTTTGAGCACATCCTTCGTAGAACGTAGTTTTGCTGTCAGTGTAAG
Proteins encoded in this region:
- the LOC120768977 gene encoding conserved oligomeric Golgi complex subunit 5; translated protein: MSNLELDDESITNIDANTTIQEQIQELTRRLQNVNDDLHHQVREKHDALLQQATHAGRFDVALNTLANDVEQIRGTGQKLKSQIDTQYQQVDNQTRILGRLHELSHLLRSAGTLLTLTAKLRSTKDVLKQAELHYELGQLVDDEDLKKIDFVQNARAEVISSRQKLRNLTQMQLVTGLQERNEALVINALKIVKNFNLLQKSLDNLVATYISDLEQSLRECFAGTDITVLTKSGNTVSPKPSGTVRGPGKTPMLTTTQNFRAKFWKSLHWLLYEELYESCEQVNLLKRALDQIRQFGFDSTEIYDVHNHFWFAVQELLRKTFTESPAHVTQTLQEGLAKLLTSARGFEQRLNGEFLFDNDMFSSLEVGYISKCAANMKACLAGVDLPSNETVDAFIRVASTELSAALIDARLTNSVGAVFIACGKDLCTKLESQIKLGPDSKQVVDIPNFQQTQNVILANILYYYKDSVRRMLADLNVQFSKSKSSAQQEILKSLEQTNILIGTILQQIMDSILSTISIILLSMHREPGLSSEKISTVGPSMYMKELQEFISRVWQNHIGPFEDKEMVAKCGYELSKRCIELFVHNMSILRPISDAGRHRLNNDCNHMEQALKPICSNLPDLGNSARLLRAMSFLIVQPPQELVKQSVGNDSLVPSYIVLFLLFGHASAELQSPHTTANWSNERLMEWLDGHTSDREKLELISGALQRYRDQVRRKKSEQYDDVYPLMVEFFEKALKS